CTGATCGATAAAAGCATAAATTCTATCAAATTCGgaggtgtcacagaaatctttACTAACCAAAGATTGTTGGTTTTGTGCATTGATGTACGTAAGAAACATAACGGATTTCGGttcgaaataattttttgtgacacccccgatagtttttgttttgttttggcttgGAAAATGGAATTTCGATagttatttttgtgttttattttcactgtTCCGAATAAGAAGTCTTTGGCTACGtacatttgtaatttttatttattgttatcttGAATTGTATTTACGAAAACGACGCATATAAACAAAGAGAATttggcatttttttaaaaattgtaatggCAGAGATGGAAATGCAAAGTAATAAAATGTCGATCGCGGAGGAAACACAAgcggtaataaaataaaatatttgaagacAGTATTCATTTTTACGTCGGTAATGAATTCATACACTTTGTTCTAATGCGCAGTTAGACCATgggaatatatgtatatttgcaaatatgtacatatgtatgcgcGTCTGTAAACGTTTAAAGGGCGctaatttttaaatctattttttaataatttttatttgccaaaaaagacattggaaaaatgtttgtctggttaattacGTACATAGTTATTAATTTACTACAATTTATTGAACATAATTTCAATGTCTTTCAGCAGACGCGCAAAGAATGTGGAAAAAGAGGACGGAAACCAGGAAGGAAGACATCGACTGAAAAATTGGATATCAAGGCCAAACTTGGTAATACATTACAAACATATTTGCATTCGGGGTTACACACAAATATATTCGTTTCGAATTACAATTACAACCGAAGAGATTTCTGTGCACCCCTGAGATTTTGATACCCTGTAAAAATAAGTATTCTGTAATGTATTTTGCTTTTACATTTACAGAACGAAGCAGACAAAGTGCTAGAGAATGCCGGGCACGAAAGAAACTACGTTATCAGTACCTCGAGGAACTGGTGGCGGATCGGGAGAAGGCTGTAGTGGCTTTGCGTGCCGAACTGGAACGCGTCGGTATATAATTTATCAAGCCGAGTTcaaccaatttatttattcttatctCTTTATAGTTAATTCAATGGAATAGACAGTCAAATGAAAATAACACTCCAATCAACAATGACCAGTTACTTCAGGAAATCGGAATCCTCAAACAAGAATaacctatattttatttcttaacataaaataattactttttgATAAATATACGGCAGTtactatttataatttaaacttAACGTATACATTTGAACATGGTGGTTAAAGACGGTTTCGTTTTATAACATATTGCATTCGGTTATGAGAGGTTTTAGAATTAAGGAAAATcgatagaagtggatttctttAAATCAGCCGGCCCTACAAAAAATACCttcaaatctaaaaaatatatccaaTTAAGGggcttaatttattaaatcgtACTTAtagtcattttttttattttaataaaatctttatttttcaatagaatgtttttatattgaaataattttgataTGGCGTCCAAAACTGAGTACTAGTGTGAATAGTTGAAAATGTAACATATCTGTGTACTTAGAAGTCTATTCGATTATTATTTCAAGAAGAAAGCTATCGATGTTCTACCATCTCCTCCTTCACGGCATATAAATAcagataataatataaaaaacaaatgtaaGCGTTAATAGTTCATCATTTAATTAAGAACTTGTGTTACATGTAGCACCCACATATGTGCcaacaaattatatctttgtaaCCGGAATCTCAAACAAGATATTATGGcattaaatggatttttagAATTCTTCCAAAAGGGCAAGGTAGGATTGGTCAAACCCATAATTGtatgtaaataatatatatactcaCTCTGCATTCCAGACTTTTAGGCCAAAGAAGCCCTTCGCCTCAGGAACTATTAGATATTCGTTACACAAACAAGCTCAGGCCAGTCTGCAATCCGGGATTAATCTCCGTCAAGTTGTGCGGCTGCCGCAAGGAGAGAATTTGAACGACTGGCTGGCTGTCCACGGTATGAATTATTAATAGAATAATGCACAATTACTATACATATATCGTCTTATTTTAGTTGTGGACTTTTTCAACCGCATAAATCTCCTCTACGGTACTGTTTCGGAGTTTTGCAACGAAACAACATGTCCCACAATGTCCGGTGGCTCTCGGTATGAATATTTGTGGGCTGATGGAGATCTGTAAGTGAACCCAAGTGATAAAACCATCATCAATTTCTTACGCTTTTTTACCATTTTAGTTATAAGAAGCCCACGGCCCTCTCAgctcaaaaatatattgagcATTTAATGGACTGGATTGagacacaaataaataatgaatctGTATTTCCTGTCTCCACAGGTAAGGTTTTTGGTTGATAAGCAGTTGCTATTTTCATGATAACAAAGTAAAagcatattaatataattgtCTACTTAATTCACGACATTATTTCAGATGTCCCGTTTCCCAAAAATTTCTCTGCCATAAGTCGGAAGATTTTAACTCGTTTGTTTCGTGTATTTGTCCATGTTTATATCCACCACTTTGATCGCATTGTGAGCATTGGCGCTGTACGTATAATTATATGTTAAATCCTTGTCAGCATTATCAATTATTAACcggttttcttattttcaggAAGCTCATGTAAATGCCTGCTACAAACATTTCTACTACTTTGTTCAGGAATTCGACATGGTTTCGGCTAAGGAGCTGGAGCCACTGCAAGAAATGACTTCTAGAATTTGCAAAGACAAGGATTAAGTGTAACTCGTACTAGATTGTGATGtaaataattattgtttattaaaaaataaataagcttACACGGAATTTAGtataaaggaaatattttaaatttctttacttttggtatttttagcAAGGCAATAGGTACATTAAGGGTATtcttttcatatcaaaatggtATATTTAACATCAAAAGATTTGGTCGCACCGATGTAAACAGAATTTTTCgcagtaaatatattttatgctgaattattttattaaaataagtcCGAGTTGAAGTACTTTTCAAAATGGAGATGGTTGACCCAGATGCACATTTGGTGGCCCTAAAaggtaaaacaaaatatacaataaACCTGCTTACATGACTAATACCAAGGAGTGCTGTTTTTACAGTTATGCGCTTGATGCGGCCCACTTTGGTGGGAGTTGGACCCGTCGTAACTTGCGAGCCCACGGATTTGGTTCAGAAATTCAGCAACTCGCAGGAGAGTGACGGAATATCTGGGGCTTGTGCCGAAACCTTGGCGGCGGGACAAGTTCTGCTGCTGCCACAATCTTTCGGAAGCATTTATCTGGGCGAAACATTCGCCAGCTACATCTGCGTCCACAACACCACCGCCAATCCTGTGGAATGTGTGACAGTTAAAGCGGATCTTCAGTCGAACACGACACGCATAAACTTGTCCATGCACGAAAATGCCAAATCTCCAGTGGTTTTGGCTCCGGGAGGAACCATCGACGATGTTATACGATACGAAGTTAAGGAAATTGGAACTCACATGTAAGAGGATTCtcgaattctttaaaaaaataatataacatCTAAATACTTTCTTTTCAGTCTCGTCTGCGAAGTAAATTACTCGACTCCAGCAGGCTATGCACAGTCCTTGAGAAAGTTcttcaagtttcaagttttaaaGCCCCTCGATGTGAAGACCAAGTTTTACAATGCGGAAATCGACGAAATATACTTGGAGGCCCAGATCCAAAACGTGACCAACAGCCCCTTCTGCCTGGAAAAGGTGGAATTGGATGGTTCCGAGGACTACTCCGTAACCCCATTGAATACGCTGCCGAATGGCGAATCTGTTTTTACGGTGAAGCACATGCTGCAGCCCAATAACAGTTGCCAGTTTCTTTATTGCATTAAGGTGAGCAGTGGAAAAACTAAAGTCCCCAAGTTCAATCCATTTATTGTGTTTCCTGAACAGCCCAAAGGAGATATTGCAAAGGACATAGATACTCTGCGGCAATTCAACAATGTGGGAAAACTGGATATTGTCTGGAGGTCGAATCTTGGGGAAAAGGGCAGGCTGCAAACCAGTCAACTGCAGAGGCTGGTAGGAACTGAAATAACTTAAGTCAAAATGGTTAATTACATTTAAGATTTCTAGCCCTTTGAGTGCAAAACCCTCCGTTTGGAAGTTCTGGATGCGAAGAATACAATCAAAATCGGCACAATATTCACGTTCAACTGTCGGGTGACGAATACCTCCGAACAGGCGATGAAATTAAATGTGCGCCTGGCTACCAAGTACTCAGCGGATAGTCAATACACGGGATGTGCCGATTTTATGCTGGGTTTGCTGCAAAGCGGAGAATCTGCCGAGTTTCCGCTGTCCGTTTGTCCATCCAAACTGGGCCTCGTTAAAATAACTCCACTGATATTGACCAACACACTCCAAAATGAGCAGTTCACCATTGATAATGTCGTCGATGTTTTTGTGGTAAATTCGGACTACGACAACGATCCCACGACGCACCAGAACAAATTGATTCGCTACGAAAGTGCTGCAAACTGTTTAGCTCAAAAGCAAGTTCAACTGCAGGTTGTATAATATTGTCTgttaataaatgtataaatatcaACTCTTTGGagctgtttaaaatttaagtaattCTAAAAgtgttttcaataaaaataacagtatTAGAGAATATCCCTAATCTGTTAAGTTGCAAAATGTTTTGTACTTTTAGAACAGTTTACTTGATTAAtgaatggtttttttgcttttccaaCCTGGCCACATTAGTTCATTTAGATCAAAACACTAGAGATGTTACGAAATTTGTGCTGCACATTTTCCACGAATTTCGGAAAATGCGTTTTCCAAGCGCAGCCCTTTCGTGGCATGGCGGGCCATTCGAAGTGGGCTAATATCAAGCACACAAAAGCCCTAAAAGACGGAGCGAAAGCGGCATTATTTGCAAAGATTTCGAGGCAAATCCGTATGGCCATTCAGGAGGGCAACTCTGCGTAAGTAATTCTCATCCCTCTAAATCAgagatttattaataatatttctaattAATGTTTAACAGTGATCCGGCCATAAACTCTCTTTTACGTACGGAAATAGAAAGAGCTCTGAAGCAAAATATGCCCAGCGGAACCATACAAAACACTTtagccaaatttaaaaccagtAAAGTGCAGCTTAAAAAGTACCGGCTCGACATCCGGTACAAAAGAAGCGTATATATGATATGCATTTTCTACACAGACAACTTTTCCGGTGTTAAAATGGATGCGACACCAATGATAAAGAAAGCCGGGTAATACCACTTTCtatattatgtttttatatatcatcagtttttaatcttttagaGGTGAATTTATGGACGTTGGTAATCTGTTTGAGGATTTTGGCCTAATAGAAACTCGTTATGATACATCAAAGCTCCTCAACGGGTCTAGTTTGGAAGATAAAGCCACTAATGATGCGATAGAGCTCGGTGCTGAAGAGATCGAAATAGTTGACAATGCCGAAGGGTCAGTAAAGGTATGTAAagggtttattttcatttttgtattgtttgactttgatattttctctttttataGTTCCTGTGCAGTCCTGTTGTTTTAACTAGCTTAAGCAGAAACTTGGAAAAAGCTGGATACACTGTTGAAAGTAGTGAACACGTAT
The genomic region above belongs to Drosophila takahashii strain IR98-3 E-12201 chromosome 2L, DtakHiC1v2, whole genome shotgun sequence and contains:
- the REPTOR-BP gene encoding REPTOR-binding partner isoform X2, whose amino-acid sequence is MAEMEMQSNKMSIAEETQATRKECGKRGRKPGRKTSTEKLDIKAKLERSRQSARECRARKKLRYQYLEELVADREKAVVALRAELERLIQWNRQSNENNTPINNDQLLQEIGILKQE
- the LOC108062056 gene encoding probable transcriptional regulatory protein MYPU_6240; amino-acid sequence: MLRNLCCTFSTNFGKCVFQAQPFRGMAGHSKWANIKHTKALKDGAKAALFAKISRQIRMAIQEGNSADPAINSLLRTEIERALKQNMPSGTIQNTLAKFKTSKVQLKKYRLDIRYKRSVYMICIFYTDNFSGVKMDATPMIKKAGGEFMDVGNLFEDFGLIETRYDTSKLLNGSSLEDKATNDAIELGAEEIEIVDNAEGSVKFLCSPVVLTSLSRNLEKAGYTVESSEHVFSPMNVVQLSPEDQKAYDVFIEKLRNIPGLEDIYDNVE
- the REPTOR-BP gene encoding REPTOR-binding partner isoform X1; translated protein: MAEMEMQSNKMSIAEETQAQTRKECGKRGRKPGRKTSTEKLDIKAKLERSRQSARECRARKKLRYQYLEELVADREKAVVALRAELERLIQWNRQSNENNTPINNDQLLQEIGILKQE
- the Mob3 gene encoding MOB kinase activator-like 3, yielding MALNGFLEFFQKGKTFRPKKPFASGTIRYSLHKQAQASLQSGINLRQVVRLPQGENLNDWLAVHVVDFFNRINLLYGTVSEFCNETTCPTMSGGSRYEYLWADGDLYKKPTALSAQKYIEHLMDWIETQINNESVFPVSTDVPFPKNFSAISRKILTRLFRVFVHVYIHHFDRIVSIGAEAHVNACYKHFYYFVQEFDMVSAKELEPLQEMTSRICKDKD
- the REPTOR-BP gene encoding REPTOR-binding partner isoform X3; amino-acid sequence: MAEMEMQSNKMSIAEETQAQTRKECGKRGRKPGRKTSTEKLDIKAKLERSRQSARECRARKKLRYQYLEELVADREKAVVALRAELERVVNSME
- the LOC108061997 gene encoding probable trafficking protein particle complex subunit 13 homolog — encoded protein: MEMVDPDAHLVALKVMRLMRPTLVGVGPVVTCEPTDLVQKFSNSQESDGISGACAETLAAGQVLLLPQSFGSIYLGETFASYICVHNTTANPVECVTVKADLQSNTTRINLSMHENAKSPVVLAPGGTIDDVIRYEVKEIGTHILVCEVNYSTPAGYAQSLRKFFKFQVLKPLDVKTKFYNAEIDEIYLEAQIQNVTNSPFCLEKVELDGSEDYSVTPLNTLPNGESVFTVKHMLQPNNSCQFLYCIKPKGDIAKDIDTLRQFNNVGKLDIVWRSNLGEKGRLQTSQLQRLPFECKTLRLEVLDAKNTIKIGTIFTFNCRVTNTSEQAMKLNVRLATKYSADSQYTGCADFMLGLLQSGESAEFPLSVCPSKLGLVKITPLILTNTLQNEQFTIDNVVDVFVVNSDYDNDPTTHQNKLIRYESAANCLAQKQVQLQVV